In Primulina eburnea isolate SZY01 chromosome 5, ASM2296580v1, whole genome shotgun sequence, a single window of DNA contains:
- the LOC140831411 gene encoding uncharacterized protein translates to MRAAQDRQAKYANIRRRPLIFEKGDRVFLKISPFRGTVRFGKKSKLSPRFIGPYEILKRVGDLAYRLSLPPALSGVHDVFHVSMLRKYHPDPSHVLPPYEVELDQNLSYIERPIQILDRKDKQLRNKLIPLIKVQWNRHGVEEATWELENKIRHKYPVIQMKYASILGFNFSIDYYMLDLKEMIDFEEEIYF, encoded by the coding sequence ATGAGAGCTGCTCAGGATAGACAGGCTAAGTATGCGAACATCAGGAGACGGCCGTTGATTTttgagaaaggtgacagagtttttctgaaaatatctCCTTTTCGTGGTACAGTTAGATTTGGAAAGAAGAGTAAATTATCACCAAGATTCataggtccgtatgagattttaAAACGTGTTGGTGATTTGGCTTATAGATTATCTCTTCCTCCTGCGTTATCAGGTGTTCATGATGTATTTCATGTGtccatgttgaggaaatatcatCCAGATCCTTCTCATGTACTTCCACCATATGAGGTTGAGTTAGATCAGAATTTGAGCTACATTGAGAGACCGATTCAAATTCTAGATAGAAAAGATAAGCAACTCAGAAATAAGTTGATACCGTTGATTAAAGTACAGTGGAATAGACATGGTGTCGAAGAGGCAACTTGGGaattagaaaataaaataagacaTAAATATCCAGTTATTCAAATGAAGTACGCTTCTATTCTCGGTTTTaatttcagtattgattattaCATGTTAGACTTGAAAGAGATGATTGATTTCGAGGAAGAAATCTATTTTTag